One region of Paenibacillus polymyxa M1 genomic DNA includes:
- a CDS encoding replication-associated recombination protein A, translating to MDLFSYSQESTPNNRLLADRLRPTSLDEYIGQEHVVGPGKLLRRAIEADQVSSILLYGPPGCGKTTLAHIISQHTQGDFVRLNAVEASVKDVREVIDRAQTNKSMYGKKTILFLDEVHRFNSSRQDALLPAVEKGTIVFIGATTENPFHYVNGALMSRSTLFQLEALTQEHSLAAMRRALSDADKGLGYMQLQVDEAALDHIASMANGDIRRALNALELAALTTPPLADGTIHVTLEVAEESIRRPIVKADESTQYDVLSAFHKSIRGSSDAALFWFLYAVEKLGMDPMTFIRRLIAASSEDIGLANPQAMVQAVSALEAYRNNGWPEAKLNIAQAILFAVESPKSNAVYTAISRAMSAMDDMKSAEVPLHLRDAHYKGSEKLGHVGYQYPHNFPNHYVRQQYLPNSIADQTFYQATEQGNESKIRQNQRWRDSQS from the coding sequence ATGGACTTATTTTCATATTCCCAGGAATCAACGCCAAACAATCGGTTGCTTGCAGACCGCCTGCGTCCGACTTCGCTGGATGAATATATTGGACAGGAGCATGTTGTAGGTCCGGGTAAGCTGCTGCGAAGAGCTATAGAGGCTGATCAGGTTTCTTCTATATTGCTCTACGGGCCACCGGGCTGCGGTAAAACGACACTGGCACATATCATTTCTCAACACACACAAGGCGATTTCGTCCGTCTAAATGCAGTAGAAGCCTCTGTGAAGGATGTAAGAGAAGTCATTGACCGTGCACAGACGAATAAATCGATGTATGGCAAAAAGACCATTCTGTTTCTTGACGAGGTACATCGATTTAACAGTTCACGCCAGGATGCATTGCTGCCTGCGGTGGAAAAGGGGACGATCGTGTTTATTGGCGCCACGACGGAAAACCCTTTTCATTACGTCAACGGCGCTTTAATGAGCCGTTCTACACTGTTCCAGCTTGAAGCGCTAACCCAGGAGCATTCGCTGGCCGCTATGCGCCGCGCCTTGAGCGATGCGGACAAGGGGCTCGGCTATATGCAGCTTCAGGTAGACGAAGCTGCACTGGATCACATCGCGTCCATGGCGAATGGCGATATCCGCCGTGCTTTGAACGCGCTGGAACTAGCGGCGCTCACGACACCTCCACTAGCAGATGGCACAATTCATGTGACGCTGGAAGTGGCAGAGGAATCCATCCGCCGCCCGATTGTCAAGGCAGACGAGTCTACACAGTATGACGTGCTGTCTGCCTTTCACAAAAGCATTCGCGGTTCCAGCGACGCGGCGCTATTCTGGTTCCTGTATGCCGTAGAGAAGCTCGGTATGGACCCGATGACCTTTATTCGCCGCCTTATCGCAGCAAGCAGCGAGGACATTGGCCTGGCGAACCCGCAGGCGATGGTCCAAGCAGTGAGTGCGCTTGAAGCCTACCGCAATAACGGTTGGCCTGAGGCCAAACTGAACATTGCCCAGGCCATTTTATTCGCTGTGGAAAGTCCCAAGTCGAATGCCGTATACACGGCGATTTCACGGGCCATGTCGGCCATGGACGATATGAAATCGGCCGAGGTGCCGCTGCATCTGCGCGATGCACACTACAAAGGCTCGGAAAAACTCGGCCATGTTGGCTATCAATATCCGCATAATTTTCCGAATCACTATGTAAGGCAGCAATATTTGCCCAATTCGATAGCAGATCAGACCTTTTACCAGGCCACTGAGCAGGGAAATGAGTCTAAAATCAGGCAAAATCAGCGTTGGCGGGATTCACAATCTTAA
- the crcB gene encoding fluoride efflux transporter CrcB has translation MKDVLFVAAGGAIGTSARYSLQLLLPAAGADFPLGVLLMNWLGCLFLGWFFTVTLRSWRIKPHLRLAIGTGFTGGFTTFSTFAVDAVRLTVHDRMLTAVLYLLLSVGVGLLLTWAGIRLGTKMTQTAPKGGRL, from the coding sequence ATGAAAGACGTACTATTCGTCGCCGCGGGTGGAGCGATCGGAACCTCTGCTCGCTACAGCCTGCAATTACTGTTGCCTGCGGCTGGGGCGGATTTTCCGCTTGGCGTGCTGCTAATGAATTGGCTCGGCTGTCTGTTCCTAGGCTGGTTCTTTACGGTAACCTTGCGATCGTGGCGGATCAAACCACATTTGCGACTTGCCATCGGAACAGGCTTTACAGGGGGATTTACCACCTTTTCCACCTTTGCAGTGGATGCTGTACGCCTCACGGTTCACGATCGCATGCTGACGGCTGTGTTGTATCTGCTGCTGAGCGTAGGCGTAGGCTTACTTTTAACGTGGGCAGGTATCCGTCTAGGCACAAAAATGACGCAGACTGCCCCCAAGGGGGGACGCTTATGA
- a CDS encoding HelD family protein yields MENKFQSAYQEEQHRLSLAMEEIDRRLERLRNTPVYTGHDFTEQVLESAREEKRQALAKSSQEPYFGRMDFDERGRGQRKPLYIGKIGVEREETSAYPLVIDWRAPIASLFYSFTGGEETASYEAPEGTVEGLVYLKRNVVIRKRILERVADTYNRESDEPAVSDEFLVYRLGENKDNRLRDIVSTIQAEQDQIIRAAKNTALVIQGVAGSGKTTVALHRLAFLLYQYKDQVSADKMVIFAPNHMFLDYISDVLPELGVGNIQQSTFADWALGLLGLDLPLADPTETLSYWFESGGLRTESMDEAPGRFKGSVHFMKLLQDFVERLEPISVPEGDFSPWDGAVLPRTEILNWFNEEYKPYPLAKRKERVLARVHRWIEMELKKSPSAAALKERKKKAGSREKAYAKKWPQYDALTLYKQLFQAAKGLPAEAAAEMKASLPASIFKATQSDLRSQIIREEDLTALVYLHVLIHEVESSQRFDHVVIDEAQDFSPFHIALLDLFVKGHSFTILGDLSQGIHEYRGVHAWEEMSSLFAPEQTGYFALTRSYRSTLEIIEFANTILEQGVRGGITAVPVFRSGDPVRTVSYDSSVREESLLTALKELSSKEYRTVSVLTRTLKEAVELHEVFTSAGLDVHLIDGGKKQYEGGLSVLPVYLSKGLEFDAVIVADADQDHYGERTWDAKLLYVGCTRALHELWLLHDGPLPSYVQAQTE; encoded by the coding sequence ATGGAGAATAAGTTTCAAAGTGCCTATCAAGAAGAACAGCATAGGCTGTCGCTTGCTATGGAGGAAATTGATCGGAGATTGGAACGGCTTCGCAATACACCGGTTTACACCGGGCATGACTTTACAGAGCAAGTACTGGAATCGGCACGGGAGGAAAAACGCCAGGCTTTGGCCAAAAGCTCGCAAGAGCCTTACTTTGGGCGTATGGATTTTGACGAGCGCGGTAGAGGGCAGCGGAAGCCGCTTTATATCGGTAAAATCGGTGTGGAGCGTGAAGAAACGTCAGCGTATCCGCTGGTGATTGATTGGCGTGCACCGATTGCTAGCTTGTTTTATTCGTTTACAGGTGGTGAAGAAACGGCGTCTTATGAAGCTCCTGAGGGAACTGTCGAAGGCTTGGTGTATCTGAAACGTAACGTTGTCATTCGTAAAAGGATCCTGGAACGGGTAGCGGATACGTACAATCGTGAAAGTGACGAGCCTGCCGTTTCCGATGAGTTTCTCGTTTATCGTTTGGGAGAGAACAAGGATAACCGTTTACGGGATATCGTATCTACCATTCAAGCGGAGCAAGATCAGATCATCCGCGCGGCTAAAAATACAGCCCTCGTTATTCAGGGGGTAGCGGGTAGTGGCAAGACGACCGTAGCGCTCCATCGACTCGCATTTTTGCTATATCAATACAAGGATCAGGTATCGGCAGACAAAATGGTTATTTTCGCACCCAACCATATGTTTCTCGATTATATTTCAGATGTACTTCCAGAGCTGGGGGTCGGAAATATTCAGCAAAGTACATTTGCAGATTGGGCGCTAGGTTTACTGGGGCTGGATTTACCTTTGGCAGATCCTACCGAAACGTTATCTTATTGGTTTGAAAGTGGCGGCTTAAGAACGGAATCTATGGATGAGGCGCCGGGTAGATTTAAGGGGTCGGTTCATTTTATGAAGCTGCTTCAGGATTTTGTGGAACGACTGGAGCCTATCTCAGTGCCTGAGGGCGACTTTTCCCCTTGGGATGGTGCGGTGCTTCCCCGAACTGAGATTTTGAATTGGTTCAATGAGGAATATAAGCCCTATCCGCTCGCGAAGCGGAAGGAGCGTGTGCTGGCAAGAGTCCATCGCTGGATTGAAATGGAACTGAAAAAGTCACCTTCGGCGGCTGCGCTCAAGGAACGGAAGAAAAAAGCCGGATCTCGGGAAAAGGCGTATGCCAAAAAATGGCCCCAATACGACGCACTGACGCTCTACAAGCAGCTTTTTCAGGCAGCTAAAGGGTTACCCGCAGAGGCCGCTGCGGAAATGAAGGCTTCTTTGCCGGCTTCCATCTTTAAGGCCACACAGTCGGACCTGCGAAGTCAGATCATTCGTGAAGAGGATCTAACTGCGTTAGTATATCTTCACGTGCTGATTCATGAGGTAGAATCATCTCAACGTTTTGACCATGTAGTCATTGATGAAGCGCAGGATTTTTCACCTTTTCATATCGCCTTGCTGGATTTGTTCGTAAAAGGGCATTCCTTTACGATACTGGGCGATTTATCGCAGGGGATTCATGAATATCGTGGTGTACATGCATGGGAGGAAATGAGTTCTCTTTTTGCACCTGAACAAACGGGGTATTTTGCACTTACACGGAGTTATAGATCAACTTTGGAAATTATAGAATTTGCAAATACAATTTTGGAGCAGGGAGTACGTGGCGGCATTACAGCGGTTCCGGTATTTCGTAGCGGCGATCCGGTGCGTACCGTGTCTTACGACTCCTCTGTACGTGAGGAGAGTTTGCTCACCGCTTTAAAAGAGCTTTCCTCCAAGGAGTATCGTACTGTTTCTGTGCTGACACGTACCTTAAAAGAAGCTGTAGAGCTGCATGAGGTTTTCACAAGTGCGGGATTGGATGTCCATTTGATTGACGGTGGTAAAAAGCAATATGAAGGCGGCTTGTCTGTGCTGCCTGTATATCTGTCCAAAGGTCTGGAATTTGATGCAGTTATTGTGGCCGATGCCGACCAGGATCATTATGGAGAACGGACATGGGATGCCAAGCTGTTATATGTAGGATGTACGCGTGCGCTGCATGAGCTGTGGTTATTGCATGACGGTCCACTTCCAAGTTACGTACAGGCGCAAACGGAGTAA
- the crcB gene encoding fluoride efflux transporter CrcB, giving the protein MIWWAAAGGMVGTIARYGLGMWAGKRLGTVFPWGTWIINISGSLLLGWLYGEFTQHNLSPVLWMLLGTGFCGGYTTFSTFGYESIQLMEHKKYRRMAVYVLSSVIVGVIAAAIGYRVSYIL; this is encoded by the coding sequence ATGATCTGGTGGGCGGCGGCAGGCGGAATGGTGGGTACAATAGCAAGATACGGGCTTGGCATGTGGGCCGGAAAAAGGTTGGGTACTGTATTCCCGTGGGGGACCTGGATCATTAATATCAGCGGTTCATTACTGTTAGGGTGGCTGTATGGCGAGTTTACGCAACACAATCTGTCGCCTGTACTCTGGATGCTGCTGGGAACAGGTTTTTGTGGCGGCTACACCACCTTTTCCACATTCGGCTATGAATCTATTCAACTGATGGAACATAAAAAATACCGACGTATGGCTGTATATGTATTGTCTTCTGTAATAGTAGGAGTTATAGCTGCAGCTATCGGGTACAGGGTCAGTTATATCTTATAA